The DNA region actcggtgcgagttaggacacggtggggggggggtgggggtgggggatcagcaggagttttgggatgagctgaagtttacggagggtggaatgtgggagagcagccgggCAGAGAGTCGGGAATGGTCGAGTCCGGAGGGGAAACGAAGGCACGGACGAGGGTTTCTGCGGCCGACGGGCTGAGACAGGGGGCGGAGTCGGGGCGACGTTCCGGAGGTGGGAATGGGCGGTCCCAGTGATAACCGAGGCAGTTACGGGGATCGGGTGGGTGCCGAAAGCGGTCAGGAGGCGCCTCTCGGTTCCTGTCCCTCCACCGCCCACACCGTGCCGACCCTGGCCGCCAgtcggcacagcaagatcccactcacCAGACCACCTCTCCCACGTTGGAGGAGATGAGGTATCGGATGAACTGCTTCATGTTGTTGTAGATGGCACGCCCCTCCTCCACCGCCGACACGATGCTGGAGAAGTTGTCGTCGGCCAGCACCATCTCCGAGGCGCTCTTGGCAACGGCCGTGCCAGAGCCCATGGCGATGCCGATCTCCGCCTTCTTGAGGGCAGGAGCGTCATTCACCCCGTCGCCGGTCTGCGGAAAGGGAGACGGTTGGCGGAGGGGGTGGCGGAGTTACAGGGACGTCAACAACCGCGCAACCGCGGCCGCTCTGCCCCtcgtcctcccccacccccacacacttccCTCCGCCCATGCACACTCatccctcagtcccactcccccttttCTTCTGCCCACATCGCAAACCCCATTTGCCCCTTGTGCCCTCCAGGAACATCGGAACTggaggcgattcagcccctcgagtctgatcCGCCATCCCACGAGCTTGTGACTGACCTGTGACCCTAACTCCTTATCCTcgcctttgccccttaatacctttcctACCCATCTCAGATCCAGTATCGTTTGctgtttgaggaagagagttccaaactccctttgtgttattgtttatcgcgaggggaatggaatataaaagtagggaggttatgcttcagctatacaggaaattggtgagaccacatctagagtactgtgtacagtattggtctccttatttaaggaaggatgtcaatatgttggaggcagtacagagaaggtttactagactaatacctggaatggacgggttgtcttatggggacagggttggacgggctaggcttgtatctgctggagtttagaagagtaagaggcgacttgattgaaacatacaagatcctgaggggtcttgacagggtggatgtgaaaaggttgtttccccttgtgggagaatctagaacgaggggtcactgtttaaaaataagggctcacccatttaagagagagatgagaaattttttttctctcagagggtcgtgagtctttggaactctcgtcctcataaggcggtggaagcagagtcttggaatatttttaaggcagaggtagatagattcttgataagcaaagggggtaAAAGGTTGCAGGGGGGTTGTCGGGGGGTAGGcgcgaatgtggagtcgaggttataatcagatcagccatgctcttgttgaacggcggagcaggctcgaggggccgagtggcctgctcctgctcctaattcgtatcttcgTGTGAACTGCATTTGATAATCCGGCCACCACCCAAGACACGGGGACCATACAGGGGGAGGTGAGTGAAGGTCTTCAGACCAACAGTGCCATTTGACCTTGTGATAAGGTCACCTGAAAGTCCCGAGAATGGCTTGTTATTGTAAGTGTGCAGCTGTGATTTGTTGTGCATGAAACCGCTAGCGTGTGGAAGTGGTGAAGCTGTAGTGGAGAACGGGTGTCAGACATGCTCAACTACTTGACTGGCCCTATCAGATCGCCTGCATACCTTACAAACCTCGATCGATCGAACCGCCCCTTAAAAGCTGCTGTTCCGGCCGCCCTTTGCCCCCTTAACCACTCAacatacacccccccccccccccaacccccaccccgcaccccactcccccctccggcGCCTctctggggagtgggaggggagctcACCATGGCGGTGATCTCGTCGAACGACTGCAGGTACTCGACGATCTTGGACTTGTGGGCGGGCTCCACGCGGGCGAAGCAGCTGGCGTTGCGGCAGGCCTGGCGCTGCTCGGAGGCCGGAAGGTCGTCGAACTCCCGACCGGTGAAGGCCCGGCCGATCACCTCCTCGTCCTCGCCGAAGATGCTGATACGCCGGCAGATGGCCACGGCGGTGCCCTTGTTGTCGCCGGTGATCATGATGACGCGGATGCCGGCCTCGCGGCAAAGCTGGATGGAGCCGATCACCTCCTTGCGGGGGGGGTCCAGCATCCCGACCACCCCCACGAAGGTCATATCGCactgcggagagagagagggagggagagagaaaggtcaACTTCCAGGATGAGCCGTTAAACCCGAggtccccgtctgccctctcgggtggatgtgagAGATCGCGAATGGAAGAAGAGCGGACTCGCGGTGTGGaggaagttctccccggtgtcctggggccccaatatctatccctcaaccaacatcactaaaaagacctgggtcattatcgcattgctgtgtgtgtgtgtgtgtgtgtgtgtgtgtgtgcgtgtgggatcttgctgtgcgcagactgGAAGCCGTGTTTGCCGACATTACAACAGGGGGTGCGCAATTTGAGAAGGTACTTCATTGGCAgggaaagcgctttgggacatcctggcaaTGCGGGGGAGGGAAAGGCCCTATATGAAGGGGTCTCCTTGATGGAGACGTGGGGTTTATCGGGCCCCTCCACCTCCCGCGCCAAACCCTCCCACAGACCCTCCCTCAACCAATTCCGACCGGCTCGTACCTCGTAGTTGATGAACTTGGTTGAGTCCTCCAGGTTCATTTCCTCCCTCTTGGGCGGAGTGTCGCGGGTTGCCAACGCCAGGCATCGAAGGGTGTCCCGGCCAGTCCCCCACTCCTTAATCACCGACAGGATCTTATCCTTCACTGTGTTGGTGAGGGGTACCCGTGTGGTGCCTACCCGCACATAGTTGCAGCGATCGATCACCCCCTCAGGGGCACCCTGTGAGAATAGAGatcagaaagagagtgggggggggggggtatcagggtctgagtggataatgagagggggtttatagagggtatcagggactgagtggataatgagagggggtttatagagggtatcagggactgagtggataatgagagggggtttatagagggtatcagggactgagtggataatgagagggggtttatagagggtatcagggactgagtggataatgagagggggtttatagagggtatcagggactgagtggataatgagagggggtttatagagggtatcagggtctgagtggataaagagagggggtttatagagggtatcagggtctgagtggataatgagagggggtttatagagggtatcagggactgtggataatgagagggggtttatagagggtatcagggtctgagtggataatgagagggggtttatagagggtatcagggtctgagtggataatgagagggggtttatagagggtatcagggactgtggataatgagagggggtttatagagggtatcagggtctgagtggataatgagagggggtttatagagggtatcagggtctgagtggataatgagagggggtttatagagggtatcagggactgagtggataatgagagggggtttatagagggtatcagggactgagtggataatgagagggggtttatagagggtatcagggtctgagtggataatgagagggggtttatagagggtatcagggactgagtggataatgagagggggtttatagagggtatcagggactgagtggataatgagagggggtttatatagggtatcagggtctgagtggataatgagagggggtttaagagggtatcagggactgagtggataatgagagggggtttatagagggtatcagggtctgagtggataatgagagggggtttatagagggtatcagggactgagtggataatgagaggggatttatagagggtatcagggtctgagtggataatgagagggggtttatagagggtatcagggactgagtggataatgagagggggtttatagagggtatcagggtctgagtggataatgagagggggtttatagagggtatcagggactgagtggataatgagagggggtttatagagggtatcagggtctgagtggataatgagagggggtttatagagggtatcagggtctgagtggataatgagagggggtttatagagggtatcagggactgagtggataatgagagggggtttatagagggtatcagggactgagtggataatgagagggtgtttatagagggtatcagggactgagtggataatgagagggggtttatagagggtatcagggtctgagtggataatgagagggggtttatagagggtatcagggactgtggataatgagagggggtttatatagggtatcagggtctgagtggataatgagagggggtttatagagggtatcagggactgagtggataatgagagggggtttatagagggtatcagggactgagtggataatgagagggggtttatagagggtatcagggactgagtggataatgagagggggtttatagagggtatcagggtctgagtggataatgagagggggtttatagagggtatcagggactgagtggataatgagagggggtttatagagggtatcagggtctgagtggataatgagagggggtttatagagggtatcagggactgtggataatgagagggggtttatagagggtatcagggactgagtggataatgagagggggtttatagagggtatcagggtctgagtggataatgagagggggtttatagagggtatcagggactgagtggataatgagagggggtttatagagggtatcagggactgagtggataatgagagggggtttatagagggtatcagggtctgagtggataatgagagggggtttatagagggtatcagggtctgagtggataatgagagggggtttatagagggtatcagggactgagtggataatgagagggggtttatagagggtatcagggactgagtggataatgagagggggtttatagagggtatcagggactgagtggataatgagagggggtttatagagggtatcagggactgagtggataatgagagggggtttatagagggtatcagggtctgagtggataatgagagggggtttatagagggtatcagggactgagtggataatgagagggggtttatagagggtatcagggtctgagtggataatgagagggggtttatagagggtatcagggactgagtggataatgagagggggtttatagagggtatcagggtctgagtggataatgagagggggtttatagagggtatcagggactgagtggataatgagagggggtttatagagggtatcagggactgagtggataatgagagggggtttatagagggtatcagggtctgagtggataatgagagggggtttatagagggtatcagggtctgagtggataatgagagggggtttatagagggtatcagggactgaatggataatgagagggggtttatagagggtatcagggactgaatggataatgagagggggtttatagagggtatcagggactgaatggataatgagagggggtttatagagggtatcagggtctgagtggataatgagagggggtttatagagggtatcagggactgagtggataatgagagggggtttatagagggtatcagggactgagtggataatgagagggggtttatagagggtatcaggaactgagtggataatgagagggggtttatagagggtatcagggactgaatggataatgagagggggtttatagagggtatcagggactgagtggataatgagagggggtttatagagggtatcagggactgagtggataatgagagggggtttatagagggtatcagggactgaatggataatgagagggggtttatagagggtatcagggactgagtggataatgagagggggtttatagagggtatcagggactgagtggataatgagagggggtttatagagggtatcagggactgagtggataatgagagggggtttatagagggtatcagggactgaatgGATAATGAGAGggtgtttatagagggtatcagagactgagtggataatgagagggggtttatagagggtatcagagactgagtggataatgagagggggtttatagagggtatcagagactgagtggataatgagagggggtttatagagggtatcagggactgagtggataatgagagggggtttatagagggtatcagggactgagtggataatgagagggggtttatagagggtatcagggactgaatggataatgagagggggtttatagagggtatcagggactgagtggataatgagagggggtttatagagggtatcagggactgagtggataatgagagggggtttatagagggtatcagggtctgagtggataatgagagggggtttatagagggtatcagggactgagtggataatgagagggggtttatagagggtatcagggtctgagtggataatgagagggggtttatagagggtatcagggtctgagtggataatgagagggggtttatagagggtatcagggactgagtggataatgagagggggtttatagagggtatcagggactgagtggataatgagagggggtttatagagggtatcagggactgtggataatgagagggggtttatagagggtatcggggactgagtggataatgagagggggtttatagagggtatcagggactgtggataatgagagggggtttatagagggtatcagggactgagtggataatgagagggggtttatagagggtatcagggactgagtggataatgagagggggtttatagagggtatctgggtctgagtggataatgagagggggtttatagagggtatcagggactgagtggataatgagagggggtttatagagggtatcggggactgagtggataatgagagggggtttatagagggtatcagggactgagtggataatgagagggggtttatagagggtatctgggtctgagtggataatgagagggggtttatagagggtatctgggtctgagtggataatgagagggggtttatagagggtatcagggactgagtggataatgagagggggtttatagagggtatcggggactgagtggataatgagagggggtttatagagggtatcagggactgagtggataatgagagggggtttatagagggtatctgggtctgagtggataatgagagggggtttatagagggtatctgggtctgagtggataatgagagggggtttatagagggtatctgggtctgagtggataatgagagggggtttatagagggtatcagggactgagtggataatgagagggggtttatagagggtatcagggactgaatggataatgagagggggtttatagagggtatcagggactgagtggataatgagagggggtttatagagggtatcagggactgagtggataatgagagggggtttatagagggtatcagggactgagtggataatgagagggggtttatagagggtatcagggtctgagtggataatgagagggggtttatagagggtatcagggactgagtggataatgagagggggtttatagagggtatcagggtctgagtggataatgagagggggtttatagagggtatcagggtctgagtggataatgagagggggtttatagagggtatcagggactgagtggataatgagagggggtttatagagggtatcagggactgagtggataatgagagggggtttatagagggtatcaggtactgagtggataatgagagggggtttatagagggtatcagggtctgagtggataatgagagggggtttatagagggtatcagggactgagtggataatgagagggggtttatagagggtatcagggtctgagtggataatgagagggggtttatagagggtatcagggactgagtggataatgagagggggtttatagagggtatcagggactgtggataatgagagggggtttatagagggtatcagggactgagtggataatgagagggggtttacagagggtatcagggtctgagtggataatgagagggtgtttatagagggtatcagggactgagtggataatgagagggggtttatagagggtatcagggtctgagtggataatgagagggggtttatagagggtatcagggactgagtggataatgagagggggtttatagagggtatcagggactgagtagataatgagagggggtttatagagggtatcaggtactgagtggataatgagagggggtttatagagggtatcagggactgagtggatactgagagggggtttatagagggtatcagggtctgagtggataatgagagggggtttatagagggtatcagggactgagtggataatgagagggggtttatagagggtatcagtgtctgagtggatactgagagggggtttatagagggtatcagggtctgagtggataatgagagggggtttatagagggtatcagggactgagtggataatgagagggggtttatagagggtatcagggtctgaatggataatgagagggggtttatagagggtatcagggactgagtggataatgagagggggtttatagagggtatcagggactgagtggataatgagagggggtttatagagggtatcagggactgagtggataatgagagggggtttaaggAGGTTAtcggggactgagtggataatgagagggggtttatagagggtatcagggactgtggataatgagagggggtttatagagggtatcagggtctgagtggataatgagagggggtttatagagggtatcagtgtctgagtggataatgagagggggtttatagagggtatcagggtctgagtggataatgagagggggtttatagagggtatcagggactgtggataatgagagggggtttatagagggtatcagggactgagtggataatgagagggggtttatagagggtatcagtgtctgagtggataatgagagggggtttatagagggtatcagggactgagtggataatgagagggggtttatagagggtatcagggtctgagtggataatgagagggggtttatagagggtatcagggactgtggataatgagagggggtttatagagggtatcaggtactgagtggataatgagagggggtttatagagggtatcagggactgtggagaatgagagggggtttatagagggtatcagggactgagtggataatgagagggggtttatagagggtatcagggtctgagtggataatgagagggggtttatagagggtatcagggactgagtggataatgagagggggtttatagagggtatcagggactgagtggataatgagagggggtttatagagggtatcaggtactgagtggataatgagagggggtttatagagggtatcagggtctgagtggataatgagagggggtttatagagggtatcagggtctgagtggataatgagagggggtttatagagggtatcagggactgagtggataatgagagggggtttatagagggtatcagggtctgagtggataatgagagggggtttatagagggtatcagggactgagtggataatgagagggggtttatagagggtatcagggtcagagtggataatgagagggggtttatagagggtatcagggactgagtggataatgagagggggtttatagagggtatcagggactgagtggataatgagagggggtttatagagggtatcagggactgtggataatgagagggggtttatagagggtatcagggactgagtggataatgagagggggtttatagagggtatcagggtctgagtggataatgagagggggtttatagagggtatcagggactgtggataatgagagggggtttatagagggtatcagggactgtggataatgagagggggtttatagagggtatcagggactgtggataatgagagggggtttatagagggtatcagggactgtggataatgagagggggtttatagagggtatcagggtctgagtggataatgagagggggtttatagagggtatcagggactgagtggataatgagagggggtttatagagggtatcagggtcagagtggataatgagagggggtttatagagggtatcagggactgagtggataatgagagggggtttatagagggtatcagggactgagtggataatgagagggggtttatagagggtatcagggactgtggataatgagagggggtttatagagggtatcagggactgagtggataatgagagggggtttatagagggtatcagggactgagtggataatgagagggggtttatagagggtatcagggactgagtggataatgagagggggtttatagagggtatcagggactgagtggataatgagagggggtttatagagggtatcagggactgagtggataatgagagggggtttatagagggtatcagggactgagtggataatgagagggggtttatagagggtatcagggactgagtggataatgagagggggtttatagagggtatcagggactgtggataatgagagggagtttatagagggtatcagggtctgagtggataatgagagggggtttatagagggtatcagggtctgagtggataatgagagggggtttatagagggtatcggggtctgagtggataatgagagggggtttatagagggtatcagggactgagtggataatgagagggggtttatagagggtatcagggactgagtggataatgagagggggtttatagagggtatcagggtctgagtggataatgagagggggtttatagagggtatcagggtctgagtggataatgagagggggtttatagagggtatcagggtctgagtggataatgagagggggtttatagagggtatcagggtctgagtggataatgagagggggtttgtagagggtatcagggactgagtggataatgagagggggtttatagagggtatcagggtctgagtggataatgagagggggtttatagagggtatcagggtctgagtggataatgagagggggtttatagagggtatcagggtctgagtggataatgagagggggtttataga from Heterodontus francisci isolate sHetFra1 unplaced genomic scaffold, sHetFra1.hap1 HAP1_SCAFFOLD_2209, whole genome shotgun sequence includes:
- the LOC137358933 gene encoding sarcoplasmic/endoplasmic reticulum calcium ATPase 1-like; this translates as FSQGAPEGVIDRCNYVRVGTTRVPLTNTVKDKILSVIKEWGTGRDTLRCLALATRDTPPKREEMNLEDSTKFINYECDMTFVGVVGMLDPPRKEVIGSIQLCREAGIRVIMITGDNKGTAVAICRRISIFGEDEEVIGRAFTGREFDDLPASEQRQACRNASCFARVEPAHKSKIVEYLQSFDEITAMTGDGVNDAPALKKAEIGIAMGSGTAVAKSASEMVLADDNFSSIVSAVEEGRAIYNNMKQFIRYLISSNVGEVVCIFLTAALGLPEALIPVQLLWVNLVTDGLPATALGFNPPDLDIMNKPPRSPKEPLISGWLFFRYMAIGGYVGCATVGAAAWWFMYADDGPEVTYYQLSHFMQCTDEHPDFEGIDCEIFEACEPMTMALSVLVTIEMSNALNSLSENQSLLRMPPWLNCWLLGAICLSMSLHFFILYVDPMPLIFKLTHLTVTQWIVVLEISFPVILLDEVLKFFARNYLDGN